The proteins below come from a single Takifugu rubripes chromosome 10, fTakRub1.2, whole genome shotgun sequence genomic window:
- the LOC101061762 gene encoding beta-1,4-galactosyltransferase 1-like has product MLKTFSQILILCALLSVVTVVVLLFYYNSSHLIYLPQADFLGNATNSFSNIIKKGLDKLLEKQSYVLNAGQQAEEPAPMDTLDPCPDHPQNLIGPFSVDFSHSWTWNEVRRKISTPLQDGGRHKPADCVSKHKVAIIIPYRNRHEHLKHLLFYLHPMLVRQQLDYGIYVINQDGEGVFNRAKLMNVGFAEALKDYDYECFVFSDVDLVPMDDRNFYRCFKSPRHLSVAIDKFNFQLPYNTIFGGVSSFSKQQFLTVNGYSNTYWGWGGEDDDMYKRIIFHGMSINRPEHMTGKYKMIKHQRDKNNEVNPKNPDKLFHTRETMDKDGINTLNYTVKEIVKDRLYTFINVDIKAPKNILSVGMLKSV; this is encoded by the exons ATGCTGAAAACTTTCAGTCAAATCTTGATCCTATGTGCTTTACTCAGTGTGGTGACTGTGGTTGTGCTGCTATTCTACTACAATAGTAgccatttaatttatttacctCAGGCTGATTTCTTGGGAAATGCCACCAATTCATTTTCCAACATTATTAAAAAAGGCTTGGACAAGCTGCTGGAGAAACAGAGTTATGTCTTAAATGCTGGTCAACAGGCAGAAGAACCAGCTCCCATGGACACCCTGGACCCCTGCCCTGACCACCCTCAAAACCTTATTGGACCTTTCTCGGTGGACTTTAGTCATTCCTGGACTTGGAATGAagtcagaagaaaaataagcacTCCTCTTCAGGACGGAGGAAGACACAAGCCAGCTGACTGTGTCTCCAAACACAAG GTGGCAATCATTATCCCCTATCGGAATCGGCATGAGCACCTGAAGCACCTGCTGTTTTACCTCCATCCCATGCTAGTGCGGCAACAGCTGGACTATGGCATCTATGTCATCAACCAGGATGGAGAGGGAGTATTTAACCGGGCTAAACTGATGAATGTAGGCTTTGCTGAGGCGCTGAAGGACTACGATTACGAGTGTTTTGTCTTCTCCGACGTAGATCTGGTCCCTATGGATGATCGGAACTTCTACAGATGCTTCAAATCCCCCCGACACTTGTCTGTCGCTATTGACAAGTTCAACTTCCAGCTGCCTTATAACACGATCTTTGGTGGCGTTTCTTCCTTTTCCAAGCAACAGTTCTTGACTGTTAACGGCTACTCAAACACTTactggggctgggggggtgagGATGATGACATGTATAAGCGGATCATCTTCCACGGCATGTCCATTAATCGACCTGAACACATGACAGGAAAGTACAAAATGATCAAACAtcagagagacaaaaacaatgaGGTTAATCCAAAGAATCCTGATAAACTGTTCCACACTCGTGAGACCATGGATAAAGATGGGATTAATACCTTAAACTATACAGTCAAAGAGATTGTGAAAGATAGACTGTACACATTTATCAATGTGGATATTAAGGCACCAAAAAATATTTTGAGTGTGGGGATGTTGAAGTCAGTGTAG
- the LOC101077184 gene encoding beta-1,4-galactosyltransferase 1-like: MALKEVIVALWWKGNVTKNIKLARGGTRYQICRNALGLTSCSSRSGKYAKKVQYLCIAGYCQCGNKKDQPSGTDKDVDQFWDINSKFQKAPESSEEKTAKPVHRSTTLGPCPDTPPNLVGPLRVEFHLSHTWNTVRKEVTVPLQDGGRYMPRECLSEHKVAIIIPYRNRHEHLKHLLFYLHPMLVRQQLDYGIYVINQDGEGVFNRAKLMNVGFAEALKDYDYECFVFSDVDLVPMDDRNFYRCFESPRHLSVAIDKFNFQLPYNTYFGGVSAMSKQQFLTVNGFPNAYWGWGGEDDDMYKRIIFHGMSISRPDHITGKYRMIKHERDKHNEANPKNPDKLFHTRETMDKDGINTLNYTVKEIVKDRLYTFINVDIKAPIS, translated from the exons ATGGCTTTGAAAGAGGTCATTGTAGCTTTGTGGTGGAAAGGAAATGTCACAAAGAATATCAAACTGGCTCGAG GAGGAACCAGGTACCAGATCTGTAGAAATGCTCTTGGGCTCACTTCGTGCAGCTCCAGGAGCGGCAAATATGCAAAGAAAGTTCAATACCTTTGCATTGCTGGTTATTgccagtgtg gaaataaaaaggaCCAACCTTCTGGGACCGACAAGGATGTGGACCAATTTTGGGACATCAATTCCAAATTCCAAAAGGCTCCCGAGTCTTCTGAAGAGAAGACAGCAAAGCCAGTTCATAGGAGCACGACTTTGGGACCCTGTCCTGACACCCCTCCCAATCTTGTGGGGCCACTCCGGGTAGAGTTCCATCTTAGCCACACTTGGAACACAGTCAGAAAAGAAGTCACTGTTCCTCTTCAGGATGGAGGAAGATACATGCCAAGAGAGTGTTTATCTGAACACAAG GTGGCGATCATTATCCCCTATCGGAATCGGCATGAGCACCTGAAGCACCTGCTGTTTTACCTCCATCCCATGCTAGTGCGGCAACAGCTGGACTATGGCATCTATGTCATCAACCAGGATGGAGAGGGAGTATTTAACCGGGCTAAACTGATGAATGTAGGCTTTGCTGAGGCGCTGAAGGACTACGATTACGAGTGTTTTGTCTTCTCCGACGTAGATCTGGTCCCTATGGATGATCGGAACTTCTACAGATGCTTCGAATCCCCCCGACACTTGTCTGTCGCTATTGACAAGTTCAACTTCCAGCTGCCTTATAACACATACTTTGGCGGTGTGTCCGCAATGTCCAAGCAACAGTTCTTGACCGTCAATGGTTTTCCAAACGCTTactggggctgggggggtgagGACGATGACATGTATAAGCGGATCATCTTCCACGGCATGTCCATTTCTCGCCCTGATCACATCACAGGAAAGTACAGGATGATCAAACATGAGAGAGACAAACACAATGAGGCTAATCCAAAGAATCCTGATAAACTGTTCCACACGCGTGAGACCATGGATAAAGATGGGATTAATACCTTAAACTATACAGTCAAAGAGATTGTGAAAGATAGACTGTACACATTTATCAACGTGGATATTAAGGCACCGATAAGCTGA
- the LOC101061991 gene encoding beta-1,4-galactosyltransferase 1-like yields the protein MQKYFSVFIVLCALVTVMAGIVFVLHSQNISLNYLSPKYVMGNATGSISQALKKHLDELLEREALIFKEGSNNNSLKPCSDDPPNLIGPFSVEFSHNRSWNEVRRKISASLRDGGRHKPGDCVSKHKVAIIIPYRNRHEHLKHLLFYLHPMLVRQQLDYGIYVINQDGEGVFNRAKLMNVGFAEALKDYDYECFVFSDVDLVPMDDRNFYRCFESPRHLSVAIDKFNFQLPYKTIFGGVSSFSKQQFLTVNGYSNTYWGWGGEDDDMYNRIIFHGMSINRPDHMTGKYKMITHDRDDHNANNPERLDKLSHTRETMDKDGINTLNYTVKDIVKDRMYTFINVDIKAP from the exons ATGCAGaaatattttagtgtttttatagTTTTGTGTGCTTTAGTGACTGTGATGGCTGGaattgtgtttgtgcttcacagccaaaacatcagtttaaattATTTATCTCCAAAATATGTTATGGGAAATGCTACAGGGTCCATTTCCCAGGCTTTAAAAAAGCATTTGGATGAGCTGTTGGAGAGAGAGGCACTAATTTTTAAAGAAggaagcaacaacaacagtttgAAACCTTGCTCCGACGATCCTCCGAACCTTATTGGACCTTTCTCGGTGGAGTTTAGTCATAACCGGAGTTGGAATGAAGTCAGAAGAAAAATCAGTGCTTCTCTTCGAGACGGAGGAAGACACAAGCCAGGTGACTGTGTCTCCAAGCACAAG GTGGCGATCATTATCCCCTATCGGAATCGGCATGAGCACCTGAAGCACCTGCTGTTTTACCTCCATCCCATGCTAGTGCGGCAACAGCTGGACTATGGCATCTATGTCATCAACCAGGATGGAGAGGGAGTATTTAACCGGGCTAAACTGATGAATGTAGGCTTTGCTGAGGCGCTGAAGGACTACGATTACGAGTGTTTTGTCTTCTCCGACGTAGATCTGGTCCCTATGGATGATCGGAACTTCTACAGATGCTTCGAATCCCCCCGACACTTGTCTGTCGCTATTGACAAGTTCAACTTCCAGCTGCCTTATAAAACGATCTTTGGTGGCGTTTCTTCCTTTTCCAAGCAACAGTTCTTGACTGTTAACGGCTACTCAAACACTTactggggctgggggggtgagGACGATGACATGTATAACCGGATCATCTTCCACGGCATGTCCATTAATCGACctgatcacatgacaggaaagTACAAAATGATCACACATGATAGAGATGATCACAATGCTAACAATCCAGAGAGGCTGGACAAACTGTCCCACACTCGTGAGACTATGGATAAAGATGGGATTAATACCTTAAACTATACAGTAAAAGACATTGTGAAAGATAGAATGTACACATTTATCAATGTGGATATTAAGGCACCATAA